ATTATACGGTTCCTCTCGGGAAAATGGTAATTAAGGGGCGGGTCCCCGGGCATGTATTCTGTGAGCAATATGCCTTCTTCGCCAATCTTTTCAAAAATCCGGATGTTTTCTGCCGGATAACAGATATCGATGCCACACCCCAGGACAGCCATAGTTTTACCTTCTTCCGACAAAGCTCCTTTATGAGCAGAAGCATCAATACCTTTTGCAAGACCGCTTACAATAGTTATTCCCAGAGATGAGAGCGTATTTGCAATTTTCTCAGCAAGAGCAATACCTTCGAATGTAGCCTTTCTTGAGCCTACTATGGCAAGCGCACTGTTGCCCGTTTTCAGGGGACCTTTTTTATACAGAACAATAGGGGGGTCGGGGATATGTCTCAAAAGCTCCGGATATGCTTTATCCCTGATGGTGATAGCGTCTGCGCCTAATTTTGCCAGTTTTTCTGTTGCCTTTTCAATGTCCTTCCAATCCTTAAAAGCATTTATCTGTGTTTTTAATGATTCATCATATATCTTCGTTTTTCCTTCAAATACAGCAGCGAGATCGTCGGTTGTCTCAATGATTTCTTTCTTTTTTATGCGATCTATCCCTTTAATTCTGGATAGCGCAATTATTGCAGTAAGTTCTTCCAATTATTCTCTCAATTACCGGGACACCCGCAAGCGGGTACCCGGTCGCCCCTCCACCAGCAAAGCTGTCGGAGCCTCCCCTTCTCGCTCACCGTGTGAGCTATTTAACGCACTGACGCTTATATATCCTGCCCTCACGTCCGCTCCCTCCACCAGCAAAGCTGTCGGAGCCTCCCGCACCCGCAAGCGGGTACCCGTCCGCCCCCTCACCTTTCCTTATGCACGAAGGATGTCCGCTCACTTATGTTCGCTTGGACGTCCGCTTGTACTGGGACGCAAGCAAATGCATTTACGTCC
This DNA window, taken from Pseudomonadota bacterium, encodes the following:
- the dprA gene encoding DNA-processing protein DprA, whose translation is MEELTAIIALSRIKGIDRIKKKEIIETTDDLAAVFEGKTKIYDESLKTQINAFKDWKDIEKATEKLAKLGADAITIRDKAYPELLRHIPDPPIVLYKKGPLKTGNSALAIVGSRKATFEGIALAEKIANTLSSLGITIVSGLAKGIDASAHKGALSEEGKTMAVLGCGIDICYPAENIRIFEKIGEEGILLTEYMPGDPPLNYHFPERNRIIAGLSKGILVIEASEKSGALITARLGLEYARDVMAIPGNIFSNEHKGANFLIKQGAKLVDGIEDIIATSFPHLILKKQQKIEIDKDEDYVYSYIGHERIHVDELIDKTGMQAKQVMAMLTRLEMKEIIRGFPGGYYIRK